CCTGGTGCACACCGTCGATCAGCCGGTCACGCAGCACCCGCAGCGGTGCGGGGTCGGGCAGGGTGGCTGCGGCCACTCCGAACGCGACGGCGCCCGCGGCATCCTGCGTCCCGGACCGGGCACGCTGCTGGTTCCCGCCATGCAGGAGCGCCTCGACCTTCGCCGACCTAGCCACCAGCAGGGCGCCGGTGCCGACCGGACCGCCGATCTTGTGGGCCGAGACGCTGAGCGCCGCAATGCCCGAGCCGCTGAAGGCGATCGGCAGGTAGCCGTAGGCGGCGACCGCGTCCACGTGGACCGGAACCCCGTGGCGCGCCGCGAGGGCGACCACCTCATCGATCGGCTGAATCGTGCCGACCTCGTTGTTCGCCCAGAGGATCGTGACCAGGGCAACGTCGTCGGCGAGCGCCGCCTCGAGCGCGTCCAGGCGGATGCGGCCGGTCTCATCCACCGGAATCCACTCGATCTCCGCGTCCTCGAACTTCTCCAGCCACTCGACACTGTCGATGGTGGCGTGGTGCTCGGCGCGGGTGACCAGAATGCGGCGACGCGGTTTGCGCGCCCAGTACAGGCCCTTGATCCCCAGGTTCACCGACTCGGTGCCGCCCGAGGTGAACACCACTTCGATCGTCTCCGCCCCGAGCGAGATGGCAACCTGCTCGCGAGCCTCCTCGAGCATCCGCTTCGCGTTCTGCCCCTGGCTGTGGATCGACGCGGGGTTGCCGACGAGACCGAGCGCCTGCGTGTAGGCGCTCAGAACCTCGGGCCGAATCGGCGAGGTGGCGGCGTGGTCAAGGTAGATAGGCATGTGCTTC
The Diaminobutyricimonas sp. LJ205 genome window above contains:
- a CDS encoding cysteine desulfurase family protein, producing MPIYLDHAATSPIRPEVLSAYTQALGLVGNPASIHSQGQNAKRMLEEAREQVAISLGAETIEVVFTSGGTESVNLGIKGLYWARKPRRRILVTRAEHHATIDSVEWLEKFEDAEIEWIPVDETGRIRLDALEAALADDVALVTILWANNEVGTIQPIDEVVALAARHGVPVHVDAVAAYGYLPIAFSGSGIAALSVSAHKIGGPVGTGALLVARSAKVEALLHGGNQQRARSGTQDAAGAVAFGVAAATLPDPAPLRVLRDRLIDGVHQAVPSAILRGDPVNRLPGNAHFTFPGCEGDSLLFLLDMAGFSVSTGSACTAGVPEASHVLMAMGLSEADARGALRMTLGPETTAEEIDAFLAALPAAVEQAGRAGLAERTPVLGH